One window of the Serinus canaria isolate serCan28SL12 chromosome 9, serCan2020, whole genome shotgun sequence genome contains the following:
- the NCEH1 gene encoding neutral cholesterol ester hydrolase 1 isoform X1 encodes MRAAWLLLPALAALSAYYVYLPLPGAVSDPWKLMLLDATFRAVQQTCHLIHYLRLSHHLIVLNYLICTFDKLKSVSSEDIKITDAVFDGVEVRVFEPPAKGDESLKRSVVYIHGGGWALASARTSLYNNLCRIMAESLNAVVVSVEYRLVPKVWFPEQYHDALRATRHFLQPDVLAEYSVDPSRIAISGDSAGGNLAAAVCQQLSKDEDLPVRPKLQALIYPVLQAFDFNTPSYQQNMNMPVLPRYVMINYWIDYINGNYDLAHELLINNHTALNVGRALSFRARLNWTSLLPPSFKKNYKPVVQSTGTEAIVERLPALLDVRAMPLLADDATLARQPPTYMLICENDVLRDDGAMYAARLERAGVPVTLDHFHDCFHGCMIFTVWPTDFSAGVQTRNSYIKWLDENL; translated from the exons ATGCGGGCcgcctggctgctgctgccggcGCTGGCCGCCCTGTCCGCCTACTATGTGTACCTGCCGCTGCCCGGCGCCGTGTCCGACCCTTGGAAGCTGATGCTGCTGGATGCCACCTTCCGGGCGGTGCAGCAGACG TGTCACCTGATTCACTACCTGAGACTCAGCCATCACTTGATAGTTCTGAATTATTTGATTTGCACCTTTGACAAGCTGAAGTCTGTCTCCTCTGAAGACATTAAAATCACGGATGCTGTTTTTGATGGTGTGGAAGTGAGAGTGTTTGAACCTCCTGCCAAGGGAGATGAAAGCCTCAAGCGCAGCGTTGTTTACATCCACGGAGGGGGCTGGGCCTTGGCAAGTGCAA GAACAAGCCTTTACAACAATCTCTGCAGAATCATGGCTGAATCTCTGAATGCTGTTGTTGTCTCTGTTGA ATACAGGCTGGTGCCCAAGGTGTGGTTCCCTGAGCAGTACCACGATGCTCTTCGTGCAACAAGGCATTTCCTGCAGCCTGATGTCTTGGCTGAGTATTCAGTGGACCCCAGTCGAATTGCAATCTCTGGGGACAGTGCAGGAGGGaatttggcagctgctgtgtgccagcag CTTAGCAAAGATGAGGATTTACCTGTCAGACCGAAACTGCAGGCCTTGATTTATCCAGTCCTCCAGGCGTTTGACTTCAACACACCCTCGTACCAGCAGAACATGAACATGCCCGTGCTCCCTCGCTACGTCATGATCAACTACTGGATCGATTACATCAACGGCAACTACGACCTGGCTCACGAGCTGCTCATCAACAACCACACCGCGCTCAACGTGGGCCGGGCGCTCTCCTTCCGCGCGCGCCTCAACTGGACCTcgctgctgcctccctccttCAAGAAGAACTACAAGCCCGTGGTGCAGAGCACGGGCACGGAGGCCATCGTGGAGCGGCTGCCGGCGCTGCTGGACGTGCGGGCGATGCCGCTGCTGGCGGATGACGCCACGCTGGCGCGGCAGCCGCCCACCTACATGCTGATCTGCGAGAACGACGTGCTGCGCGACGACGGCGCCATGTACGCCGCGCGCCTGGAGCGCGCCGGCGTGCCCGTCACCCTCGACCACTTCCACGACTGCTTCCACGGCTGCATGATCTTCACCGTGTGGCCCACGGATTTCTCGGCCGGCGTGCAGACCAGGAACAGCTACATCAAGTGGCTGGATGAGAACCTGTGA
- the NCEH1 gene encoding neutral cholesterol ester hydrolase 1 isoform X2, translating into MAESLNAVVVSVEYRLVPKVWFPEQYHDALRATRHFLQPDVLAEYSVDPSRIAISGDSAGGNLAAAVCQQLSKDEDLPVRPKLQALIYPVLQAFDFNTPSYQQNMNMPVLPRYVMINYWIDYINGNYDLAHELLINNHTALNVGRALSFRARLNWTSLLPPSFKKNYKPVVQSTGTEAIVERLPALLDVRAMPLLADDATLARQPPTYMLICENDVLRDDGAMYAARLERAGVPVTLDHFHDCFHGCMIFTVWPTDFSAGVQTRNSYIKWLDENL; encoded by the exons ATGGCTGAATCTCTGAATGCTGTTGTTGTCTCTGTTGA ATACAGGCTGGTGCCCAAGGTGTGGTTCCCTGAGCAGTACCACGATGCTCTTCGTGCAACAAGGCATTTCCTGCAGCCTGATGTCTTGGCTGAGTATTCAGTGGACCCCAGTCGAATTGCAATCTCTGGGGACAGTGCAGGAGGGaatttggcagctgctgtgtgccagcag CTTAGCAAAGATGAGGATTTACCTGTCAGACCGAAACTGCAGGCCTTGATTTATCCAGTCCTCCAGGCGTTTGACTTCAACACACCCTCGTACCAGCAGAACATGAACATGCCCGTGCTCCCTCGCTACGTCATGATCAACTACTGGATCGATTACATCAACGGCAACTACGACCTGGCTCACGAGCTGCTCATCAACAACCACACCGCGCTCAACGTGGGCCGGGCGCTCTCCTTCCGCGCGCGCCTCAACTGGACCTcgctgctgcctccctccttCAAGAAGAACTACAAGCCCGTGGTGCAGAGCACGGGCACGGAGGCCATCGTGGAGCGGCTGCCGGCGCTGCTGGACGTGCGGGCGATGCCGCTGCTGGCGGATGACGCCACGCTGGCGCGGCAGCCGCCCACCTACATGCTGATCTGCGAGAACGACGTGCTGCGCGACGACGGCGCCATGTACGCCGCGCGCCTGGAGCGCGCCGGCGTGCCCGTCACCCTCGACCACTTCCACGACTGCTTCCACGGCTGCATGATCTTCACCGTGTGGCCCACGGATTTCTCGGCCGGCGTGCAGACCAGGAACAGCTACATCAAGTGGCTGGATGAGAACCTGTGA